The Solibacillus daqui genome has a segment encoding these proteins:
- the aspA gene encoding aspartate ammonia-lyase: protein MSTRIEKDFLGTLEIPKDVYYGVQTTRALENFPITKMTMHPELIRAFAIVKKSSALANAAIGKLDEKIANAIAHAADDIIAGKLHDQFVVDPIQGGAGTSMNMNANEVIANRALEILGEEKGSYSIISPNSHVNMAQSTNDAFPSAIHIATVTTLDNLIMAMEIMRDSFIQKSVEFDGIVKMGRTHLQDAVPIRLGQEFGAYAAVVARDIARVKKAQQAMLQINIGATAIGTGLNADPEYMNLAVENIAKYSNFPFVKVENLIDGTQNTDTYAEVSSMLKISMMNMSKIANDLRLMASGPKAGFAEIRLPERQPGSSIMPGKVNPVMPEVINQIAFQVIGNDVTISLASEAGQFELNVMEPVLVFNLLQSIEIMTNGFTVFTKLCLDHIEANEERMHDFVERSIGVVTALAPHLGYERSSQIAREALHSGKSVRELCLQYEYFTKEQLDIILNPFELTQPGIAGEKKLAKN, encoded by the coding sequence ATGAGTACACGTATTGAAAAAGACTTTTTAGGCACATTAGAAATTCCAAAGGACGTTTATTATGGAGTTCAAACAACTCGTGCATTAGAAAACTTCCCAATTACAAAAATGACAATGCATCCTGAATTAATCCGTGCATTTGCCATTGTAAAGAAAAGTTCAGCTTTAGCTAATGCTGCTATCGGCAAATTAGACGAAAAAATTGCAAATGCTATTGCCCATGCTGCTGATGATATTATCGCTGGTAAACTACATGATCAATTCGTAGTAGATCCAATTCAAGGTGGCGCTGGTACTTCGATGAACATGAATGCCAACGAAGTAATTGCTAACCGCGCATTAGAAATTTTAGGGGAAGAAAAAGGGTCATATTCAATCATTAGTCCAAACAGCCACGTAAACATGGCACAATCGACAAATGACGCTTTCCCATCAGCAATTCACATTGCAACGGTTACAACTTTAGATAATTTAATTATGGCGATGGAAATCATGCGTGATAGCTTCATCCAAAAATCAGTTGAATTTGACGGTATCGTGAAAATGGGCCGTACACACTTACAAGACGCTGTTCCTATTCGTTTAGGTCAAGAGTTCGGGGCATATGCTGCAGTAGTTGCTCGTGATATTGCACGTGTGAAGAAAGCACAACAAGCAATGCTTCAAATCAACATCGGTGCTACAGCAATTGGTACTGGCTTAAATGCTGACCCAGAATACATGAACTTGGCGGTAGAAAATATTGCGAAGTACAGCAACTTCCCATTCGTAAAAGTGGAAAACTTAATCGATGGGACGCAAAACACAGATACGTACGCTGAAGTGTCTTCAATGTTAAAAATTTCAATGATGAACATGTCTAAAATTGCTAATGACTTACGCTTAATGGCTTCAGGTCCAAAAGCAGGTTTTGCTGAAATTCGTTTACCAGAACGTCAACCTGGTTCTTCAATTATGCCAGGTAAAGTTAACCCAGTAATGCCTGAAGTAATTAACCAAATTGCATTCCAAGTTATCGGAAATGACGTAACAATTTCACTAGCTTCTGAAGCAGGTCAATTCGAATTAAACGTAATGGAGCCTGTTCTTGTGTTCAATTTATTACAATCTATTGAAATTATGACAAACGGCTTCACTGTATTTACAAAACTTTGCTTAGATCACATCGAAGCAAACGAAGAGCGTATGCATGACTTTGTTGAGCGATCAATTGGTGTCGTTACTGCATTAGCACCACACTTAGGCTATGAACGTTCAAGTCAAATTGCACGTGAAGCTTTACACAGTGGCAAATCAGTACGTGAATTATGCTTACAATACGAATACTTTACAAAAGAACAATTAGATATTATTTTAAATCCTTTTGAATTAACACAACCAGGTATTGCTGGTGAAAAAAAATTAGCGAAAAACTAA
- a CDS encoding DNA primase, which translates to MIRSVGAGSTGLNNQTRRKAQPEVSIPFPKVGSGGQVDTTQEQPAKIRQESQTMMVGVKPKSQLKSIFDETTSVVKLNADGDRLEVSKRAITLAKDMLFG; encoded by the coding sequence ATGATTCGTTCAGTTGGAGCAGGCAGTACGGGGCTTAATAATCAAACGCGACGAAAAGCTCAGCCTGAAGTGAGCATTCCATTTCCAAAGGTAGGTAGTGGCGGTCAAGTCGACACTACACAAGAGCAACCTGCTAAAATAAGACAAGAATCACAAACGATGATGGTCGGGGTGAAGCCCAAGTCACAGTTAAAATCTATTTTTGATGAAACGACGAGTGTTGTAAAATTAAATGCAGATGGTGACCGATTAGAAGTAAGTAAACGTGCTATTACATTGGCAAAAGATATGCTTTTTGGATAA
- a CDS encoding reverse transcriptase-like protein produces the protein MNLSIEWIYETPTKQQITYRSESIPAAHAFLLIEDMKKTGRMKTYSLTDEHDSEWTMKELKKYLQELEIEPHNVQLYFDGGFNREEKLAGLGVVIYFEQNNQHYRLRLNQQAHYLISNNEAEYAALLFAIEQLEELGVHHQAIEVFGDSQVVINEMNGEWAVSDNALASWADKVDAKLQKLGLTAIYQYVERKQNDEADQLANQALSGTEIFAKQQVKRKK, from the coding sequence TTGAATCTATCGATTGAGTGGATTTACGAAACACCAACAAAACAGCAAATTACGTATAGAAGTGAGTCGATACCAGCAGCACATGCTTTTTTACTAATAGAAGATATGAAAAAAACAGGTCGGATGAAAACATATTCATTAACGGATGAACATGATAGCGAATGGACAATGAAAGAATTGAAAAAGTATTTACAGGAGCTTGAAATCGAGCCGCATAACGTACAGCTTTATTTTGACGGTGGTTTTAATCGAGAGGAAAAATTAGCGGGACTAGGTGTTGTTATCTATTTCGAGCAAAACAATCAACACTATCGCTTGCGTCTTAATCAACAAGCACACTATTTAATTTCAAATAATGAGGCTGAATATGCAGCGCTACTATTTGCAATCGAGCAATTAGAGGAGCTTGGTGTTCATCATCAAGCAATTGAAGTATTTGGTGATTCACAAGTAGTTATCAATGAAATGAACGGGGAATGGGCAGTTTCGGATAATGCACTTGCTAGCTGGGCTGATAAAGTCGATGCCAAGTTACAAAAATTAGGTTTAACCGCTATCTATCAATATGTAGAACGAAAGCAAAATGACGAAGCAGATCAATTAGCAAACCAAGCACTATCTGGTACAGAGATATTTGCAAAGCAACAAGTAAAACGAAAAAAGTGA
- the pgeF gene encoding peptidoglycan editing factor PgeF, which translates to MNVKFYENNEKRLLGITLKDARLHENNNMALHVCQNAAQIVHNRKTLAHLLNTDVNNFVCANQTHSANFVQITEKLIGNGALDSSTAIPETDGLYTYEPNVVISSFTADCVPVLFYNDKTNLIGAIHSGWQGTIKEITLKMLQHLQAHEDCRLEDVHVIIGPAISQERFEVDADVYEKFKALGYADEFMYFNDRTDKYHIDNQLTVKKQCEIAGVPSANIMTDPMCTFNSEDGFSYRQDRGTGRHLSFIMRK; encoded by the coding sequence ATGAATGTAAAATTTTATGAAAACAATGAAAAACGCCTGCTCGGTATTACTTTAAAGGATGCCCGTTTACATGAAAATAATAATATGGCTTTACATGTATGCCAGAATGCAGCGCAAATCGTCCACAACCGTAAAACACTCGCACATTTGCTAAATACTGATGTGAATAATTTTGTTTGTGCCAATCAAACACATAGTGCAAATTTCGTACAGATTACAGAAAAGCTAATCGGTAATGGTGCGCTAGATAGCTCAACAGCAATTCCCGAAACAGACGGGCTTTATACTTATGAGCCGAATGTTGTGATTTCAAGCTTTACCGCTGATTGCGTACCCGTATTATTTTATAACGATAAAACAAACTTAATCGGTGCCATTCATTCGGGTTGGCAAGGAACAATTAAAGAAATAACACTAAAGATGCTACAGCATTTGCAAGCGCACGAAGATTGTCGGCTTGAAGATGTGCATGTCATAATCGGTCCGGCAATTAGTCAGGAAAGATTTGAAGTTGATGCAGATGTCTATGAAAAATTCAAAGCGCTCGGCTATGCAGATGAATTTATGTACTTCAATGATCGTACGGATAAATACCATATTGATAATCAGCTAACTGTGAAAAAACAATGTGAAATTGCCGGCGTCCCAAGTGCCAATATTATGACTGACCCGATGTGTACATTTAACAGTGAAGACGGCTTTTCATACCGCCAAGATCGTGGAACTGGTCGTCACTTAAGTTTTATTATGCGTAAATAG